In uncultured Desulfuromonas sp., the genomic stretch CCGGCGCTGGTCGCCTGGGTCTTTCTGTCACTGGCACATCCAGGCTCCATGTCCGGCGACGCCGTATGGACTGCCGTTGACGGCTATACCGGCGCAACTCCGCTGGCCATGGCCCTGAGTGACGGCACAGCCAGTTTGGCGGCTCAAGGGATCACCTGGAAGGCAGCTTTCCTCGGCACCATTCCCGGTTCCCTGGGTGAGACATCAGCCCTGGCCTGCCTGTTCGGTGCTGTAATCCTGCTGATCTCCGGCATCGCATCCTGGCGTATCATGGCTTCCATCGTCCTGGGCGTTGTCGCGATCTCTTCCTTGCTGTGCATGTTCGACACCAATGCCATGAACCCAGCCTGGCACCTGGTGCTTGGCGGTCTGGCTTTCGGTACGGTCTTCCTGGCAACCGATCACTCTTCAGCAGCCATGACCACGAAAGGTCAATGGGCCTACGGATTACTGATCGGAATCCTGGTCGTGGTTGTTCGGGTATACAACCCGATGATGCCTGAGAGTGTCGGCCTGATCATTCTGTTCGGCAATGTCTCGGCACCGCTGATCGACCGCATTGTCGTGAACGCACACATCAAGAAAAGGAAGTTGCGCCATGTCTAATGATTCTATCTTTAAAACATTTCTGGTCGCTTTTCTGTTGTGCGTCGTTTGCTCGGTACTGGTTTGTTTGGCCGCAATCGTTCGTATTGACCGTGAAGCCTACAACAAACAGCTGGAGGTCCGCAAAACGGTTCTGGCTGCTGCCGGATTCCAACAACAGATCGACGACGGTGGCAACATTGATGAACTGTTTACCCGCAATATGGAACTGCAAATCGTTGACCTGGCTACCGGTGAATACACGGATGCCGTTGACGCTGCCACCTACAACCAGAGGGAAGCGGTTGAGAATCCCGATCTTTCTGTCAAGATCCCTGGGGATAAAGACATTGCCGGCATGGGAACCAGAGCCAAATATGCGGCAATTTATGTGGCCCAAAACGGTGACGTGGTATTGCCAATTCGTGGTGCCGGTATGTGGGGCCCTATGTTGGGTTACATGGCTGTGGCTTCTGACGGCAACACCGTTAAAGGTCTGACATTCTACCAGCACGCTGAAACTCCTGGCCTTGGTGCTGAAGTTGACAATCCGAAATGGAAAGCCCAATGGCCCGGTAAAGAGGTCTACAACGGCAGCAATGTTGCAATCAAAGTTGTCAAAAACGGCAGCTACGATCCAAACTCGGCAACTGCGGTCAACACCATTGATGGCCTGGCTGGTGCAACCGTCACCAGTGTCAAAGTTAGTAACATTGTTCGTTACTGGTTCGGCGACGATGGATTTGGCAAGTTCCTGGCAAATCTGAAAGCAAAGAGAGGTTAACCATGTCAAAAGCTAAAGACGCTCTGCTGGATCCATTATTTAACAATAACCCCATTGCGCTGCAGATCCTCGGTATCTGCTCGGCTCTGGCGGTTACCAATAAAATGTCGACAGCATTCACCATGACCATTGCGGTAACAGTGGTTACCGGTTGCTCCAACGCTGCGGTCAGTGCCATTCGCAACCATATTCCAAACAGCATCCGGATCATCGTTCAGATGACCATCATTGCAACATTGGTTATCATCGTTGACCAGATGCTCAAAGCCTACGCCTATGAGATGAGTAAAGCGCTCTCGGTCTACGTTGGTCTGATCATCACCAACTGCATCGTTATGGGCCGCGCGGAAGCTTACGCTATGAAAGCTCCCGTTGTGGAAAGCTTTATGGACGGCATCGGCAACGGTCTGGGTTACGGCCTGGTCCTCATGTTGGTCGGCTTTGTTCGTGAGCTGTTCGGTTCAGGCAAGGTTTTCGGTCTGACCATCCTCAGCCCTGTCAACGACGGTGGTTGGTATGTCACTAATGGCCTGATGCTGCTGGCACCCAGCGCCTTCTTCCTGATCGGCTTCATTATCTGGGGTTTGCGGACCTGGAAGCCTGAACTCCAAGAATAGGAATAGACGCCATGTCACATTATTTTATGATTTTTTTCAAATCGGTTTTTATCGATAATATCGCCCTGACCTTCTTCTTGGGTATGTGTACTTTCATCGCCCTGTCTAAGAAGGTTGACACGGCTTTCATGCTCGGTATTGCCGTTGTTGCTGTTGAGCTTATTACCGTTCCTGTCAACAACCTGCTTTACACATTCCTGCTTAAAAAGGGTGCATTGGCGTGGGCTGGTTATCCTGAGCTTGACCTGAGCTTCCTCGGTCTGATCTGCTACATCGGTGTTATCGCCGCAATCGTACAGATCCTCGAAATGGCTTTGGATAAGTACCTTCCGGTGCTGTACAACGCTCTGGGTATTTTCCTGCCGCTGATTACGGTTAACTGCGCCATCCTCGGTGCGTCGCTGTTCATGGTTGAGCGTGACTATAATGTCATGGAAAGTACCGTGTACGGGGTCGGCGTTGGTGTCGGCTTTGCCCTGGCAATCTGCCTGTTGGCTGGTATCCGTGAAAAGCTGACCTACAGCGATGTCCCTAAAGGACTGCGCGGCGTTGGTATCACTTTCATCATTGTTGGTTTGGTGGCTATGTCTTTCAAGGCCTTCTCCGGCCTGACATTTTAAGCACAGCAACCAGTACTTATAGGATTGGATGAATTATGGATTTAACACTCGTTATTGCCGGATGCACAATGTTTACCGGTGTTATCCTGGCTCTTGTCGCCATCATTCTGGTGGCACGGAAGAGTCTGGTACCCAGCGGTGACATTCACTTTTATATTAATGACGATCCCAGCAAAACCGTCACCACCAAACCCGGTGGCAAGCTGCTGGGCGCTCTTGCCGACCAAGGCATCTTTATCCCTTCAGCTTGTGGCGGCGGCGGCACTTGTGGCCAATGCCATGTAAAGGTTTTTGAAGGCGGTGGTGATATTCTGCCAACGGAAACCGGCCACATCAACAAGCGCCAAGCCCGTGAAGGTTTGCGTTTGGCCTGCCAGGTTAACGTTAAGCAAGATATGAAACTGGGGATTCCCCGCGAAATTTTCGACATCAAGAAATGGGACTGCACCGTTCGTTCCAACGAAGGTCGCGCAACATTTATCAAGGAATTTGTTGTTGAGCTGCCCGAAGGCGAAGATTGCGATTTCCGCGCTGGCGGTTACATCCAGATCGAAGCGCCTCCTCATGAGCTGTCTTACTCCGATTTTGATATCGAAGAAGAATACCGTGCAGATTGGGACCAATTTGATCTGTGGCGCTACAAATCGGTCGTTAAAGAGCCGATCATGCGTGCCTACTCCATGGCCAACTACCCGCTGGAGAAAGGCATTGTCATGCTCAACGTCCGTGTTTGCCCGCCGCCGCCGAATGCCCCTGACGCACCTCCGGGACAGATGTCCTCTTATATTTTCAATCTTAAGCCCGGTGACAAAGTTACGATTTCAGGTCCTTACGGTGAGTTCTTCGCCCGTGAAACGGACAACGAAATGGTCTTCATCGGTGGTGGTGCCGGTATGGCTCCGATGCGTTCTCACATCCTTGACCAACTACTGCGTCTCAACACAGACCGTAAGATGACCTACTTCTACGGTGCACGTAGCTTGAAAGAGATGTTCTACGTTGAAGAGCTTAATGGCCTGCAAGAGAAGTACCCCAACTTCTCATGGCATTGCGCATTATCTGATCCGATGCCGGAAGATAACTGGGAAGGGCCGGTCGGATTTATCCACAATGTTATGTACGATCTGTACATCAAAGACCACGAGGCCCCGGAAGACTGCGAATACTACATGTGCGGTCCTCCGATGATGGCCAACGCTGTCACCAACATGCTCATGGAGCAAGGTGTCGAGCGTGAAAACATCATGTTTGACGACTTTGGTGGTTAAACTGATTAAGTTGTGATATCGCCCCCTTATGTTATTCTTTTGACAGGATCAACATAAGGGGGCGTCTTTTATTCTGGAGGGAATGTCATGCCATACGGACAAGCAAAAGAGATCTTGGAATACGCTCGTGAGTTT encodes the following:
- a CDS encoding NADH:ubiquinone reductase (Na(+)-transporting) subunit B produces the protein MKLLDELKPHFEKGGKWEKYAAVHEAIDTTLYSPADVTTGYTHVRDSINHKRVMSIIMLALLPCIFMAMWNSGFQENLTLNQMLAAGQINSLPGFSDSTSVLANVLTGAGMLLPIFLVAIITEAVWVVIFAAMRKKSIDAGFLVSAVLITLLMPPTVPLWQVAIATSFGIVIGREIFGGVGMNFLNPALVAWVFLSLAHPGSMSGDAVWTAVDGYTGATPLAMALSDGTASLAAQGITWKAAFLGTIPGSLGETSALACLFGAVILLISGIASWRIMASIVLGVVAISSLLCMFDTNAMNPAWHLVLGGLAFGTVFLATDHSSAAMTTKGQWAYGLLIGILVVVVRVYNPMMPESVGLIILFGNVSAPLIDRIVVNAHIKKRKLRHV
- a CDS encoding Na(+)-translocating NADH-quinone reductase subunit C, with the protein product MSNDSIFKTFLVAFLLCVVCSVLVCLAAIVRIDREAYNKQLEVRKTVLAAAGFQQQIDDGGNIDELFTRNMELQIVDLATGEYTDAVDAATYNQREAVENPDLSVKIPGDKDIAGMGTRAKYAAIYVAQNGDVVLPIRGAGMWGPMLGYMAVASDGNTVKGLTFYQHAETPGLGAEVDNPKWKAQWPGKEVYNGSNVAIKVVKNGSYDPNSATAVNTIDGLAGATVTSVKVSNIVRYWFGDDGFGKFLANLKAKRG
- a CDS encoding NADH:ubiquinone reductase (Na(+)-transporting) subunit D — encoded protein: MSKAKDALLDPLFNNNPIALQILGICSALAVTNKMSTAFTMTIAVTVVTGCSNAAVSAIRNHIPNSIRIIVQMTIIATLVIIVDQMLKAYAYEMSKALSVYVGLIITNCIVMGRAEAYAMKAPVVESFMDGIGNGLGYGLVLMLVGFVRELFGSGKVFGLTILSPVNDGGWYVTNGLMLLAPSAFFLIGFIIWGLRTWKPELQE
- the nqrE gene encoding NADH:ubiquinone reductase (Na(+)-transporting) subunit E; its protein translation is MSHYFMIFFKSVFIDNIALTFFLGMCTFIALSKKVDTAFMLGIAVVAVELITVPVNNLLYTFLLKKGALAWAGYPELDLSFLGLICYIGVIAAIVQILEMALDKYLPVLYNALGIFLPLITVNCAILGASLFMVERDYNVMESTVYGVGVGVGFALAICLLAGIREKLTYSDVPKGLRGVGITFIIVGLVAMSFKAFSGLTF
- the nqrF gene encoding NADH:ubiquinone reductase (Na(+)-transporting) subunit F, with protein sequence MDLTLVIAGCTMFTGVILALVAIILVARKSLVPSGDIHFYINDDPSKTVTTKPGGKLLGALADQGIFIPSACGGGGTCGQCHVKVFEGGGDILPTETGHINKRQAREGLRLACQVNVKQDMKLGIPREIFDIKKWDCTVRSNEGRATFIKEFVVELPEGEDCDFRAGGYIQIEAPPHELSYSDFDIEEEYRADWDQFDLWRYKSVVKEPIMRAYSMANYPLEKGIVMLNVRVCPPPPNAPDAPPGQMSSYIFNLKPGDKVTISGPYGEFFARETDNEMVFIGGGAGMAPMRSHILDQLLRLNTDRKMTYFYGARSLKEMFYVEELNGLQEKYPNFSWHCALSDPMPEDNWEGPVGFIHNVMYDLYIKDHEAPEDCEYYMCGPPMMANAVTNMLMEQGVERENIMFDDFGG